A single genomic interval of Daucus carota subsp. sativus chromosome 1, DH1 v3.0, whole genome shotgun sequence harbors:
- the LOC108226051 gene encoding ATP-dependent (S)-NAD(P)H-hydrate dehydratase, with the protein MLGFSSVTRRQQHLIRCLGGCNNHYRYTTILHNHNQQQKKMQSVTPILEADAVSIIKSITPALDHSRHKGQAGKIAVVGGCREYTGAPYFSAISALKIGADLSHVFCTKDAAPVIKCYSPELIVHPVLEESYSVSDDEKSSRADKVLAEVDKWMERFDCLVIGPGLGRDPYLLDCVSDIIKHARQSKVPMVIDGDGLFLVTNCPDLVSGYPLAVLTPNVNEYKRLVQKVLNGEVNDQNGPQQLINLSKGMGGVTILRKGKSDLISDGETVRSVSIYGSPRRCGGQGDILSGSVALFLSWARQQDGESKLNMNPTMLGCIAGSILMRKAASFAFEHKKRSTLTSDIIECLGRSMEDISPVN; encoded by the exons ATGCTGGGTTTTTCATCTGTAACTAGAAGGCAACAACACTTGATTAGGTGTTTGGGAGGTTGTAATAACCACTATAGATACACAACAATTCTACATAATCACAATCAGCAGCAGAAAAAAATGCAGTCTGTGACACCTATTTTAGAAGCTGATGCTGTCAGTATAATTAAGTCAATTACTCCAGCTCTTGATCATTCTAGGCACAAGGGCCAAGCAG GAAAGATAGCTGTTGTAGGTGGATGCCGCGAATATACAGGTGCCCCATACTTCTCTGCTATTTCGGCTCTGAAAATT GGTGCAGATTTGTCACACGTCTTCTGTACTAAAGATGCAGCCCCTGTTATAAAATGTTACAGCCCTGAGTTGATAGTACACCCTGTTTTAGAAGAATCATACAGTGTCAG TGATGATGAAAAAAGCTCAAGAGCAGACAAGGTTCTCGCTGAGGTTGATAAGTGGATGGAAAGGTTTGACTGCCTTGTTATTGGCCCGGGTCTTGGAAGAGATCCATATCTTCTG GATTGTGTTAGTGATATCATTAAGCATGCAAGGCAGTCCAAAGTTCCAATGGTCATAGATGGG GACGGACTATTTCTTGTTACAAACTGTCCTGATCTTGTAAGTGGGTATCCCTTAGCAGTCCTGACTCCAAACGTGAATGAATACAAACGACTGGTTCAGAAAGTACTAAATGGTGAAGTAAATGATCAAAATGGACCTCAACAGTTAATTAATCTTTCCAAGGG CATGGGTGGTGTAACTATACTAAGGAAAGGAAAATCTGATCTCATCAGTGATGGTGAAACAG TGAGATCAGTAAGCATCTATGGTTCTCCAAGGCGATGTGGTGGTCAGGGTGATATACTTTCTGGAAG TGTTGCATTATTTCTTTCCTGGGCTCGTCAACAAGATGGGGAATCTAAACTAAACATGAATCCTACAATGTTGGGTTGCATTGCTGGGTCAATCTTAATGCGGAAGGCAGCATCATTTGCTTTTGAACACAAAAAAAGGTCAACACTTACCAGTGATATCATTGAGTGCTTAGGAAGAAG TATGGAAGATATTTCCCCAGTTAACTGA
- the LOC108225947 gene encoding probable aspartic proteinase GIP2: protein MALPSSLLLFLLCSLPLLSSSAEPNQIVLPIYKDSSTLQYLIQIKQRTPLVPVHLTIDLGGRALWTVCETGYISTTIRSGGCNTTQCQLAQASKSCEPCSWTLYGPGCTQSDTCWRFAENTVIRLAAGAEVATDVIAINSTDGKGRGKVFNVPQFVFFCARTMNADGLAEGVTGMAGLGRTKISLPVQLASALNLKRNFGLCLSSSTTTNGVVIFGDGPYNFDDSNILKYTSLIVNKVNTQVQVLRGEASPEYFIGVKSIKINNKIVNLNTTLLQIDNRGFGGTRLSTVNPYTVLETSIYNAVIKAFVTELKNVTRVPAVAPFGACFNSKNIGSSRVGPAVPSIDLVLEKDVVWRMFGANTMVRVNKDVLCLGFVDGGEPTFITSIVIGGHQLEDNLLTFDLVKSKLGFSSSLLFRQTTCSNYRLMSEA, encoded by the coding sequence ATGGCTTTACCTAGTTCATTGCTTTTATTTCTACTCTGCTCGCTCCCTCTATTATCCTCTTCTGCCGAGCCCAATCAAATTGTTCTTCCAATATACAAAGACTCATCTACTCTCCAATACctcattcaaataaaacagagaaCTCCCCTGGTTCCGGTTCACCTAACTATCGATCTCGGAGGCCGGGCCTTATGGACCGTCTGCGAAACTGGTTACATTTCTACCACCATTCGCTCAGGCGGCTGCAACACCACTCAATGCCAGCTCGCGCAGGCCTCTAAAAGCTGCGAACCCTGCTCCTGGACGCTGTACGGGCCTGGCTGCACTCAATCAGACACATGTTGGAGATTTGCTGAGAACACCGTCATACGCCTCGCTGCTGGCGCTGAGGTAGCTACTGATGTTATCGCGATCAATTCCACAGATGGAAAAGGCCGTGGCAAGGTGTTCAATGTGCCTCAGTTCGTGTTTTTTTGCGCGAGGACAATGAATGCTGATGGTCTTGCTGAGGGAGTTACTGGCATGGCTGGCCTCGGAAGGACGAAGATATCGCTTCCTGTTCAGTTAGCCTCTGCTTTAAACCTTAAACGAAACTTTGGACTTTGTCTGAGTTCTTCGACAACAACAAACGGTGTCGTGATCTTTGGAGATGGACCGTATAATTTTGATGACTCTAACATACTCAAGTACACATCACTCATCGTCAACAAAGTGAACACTCAAGTTCAAGTTCTTCGAGGCGAAGCTTCGCCCGAGTACTTCATTGGAGTAAAATCAATAAAGATCAACAACAAAATTGTGAATCTCAACACCACATTGTTGCAGATCGACAATAGAGGATTCGGTGGAACTAGACTTAGTACTGTGAATCCGTACACGGTCTTGGAAACTTCCATCTATAATGCGGTGATTAAAGCTTTCGTGACTGAGCTTAAAAATGTGACTAGAGTTCCGGCTGTGGCACCTTTCGGAGcatgcttcaattcaaagaacattGGCAGTAGTCGCGTCGGTCCGGCCGTGCCGAGTATTGATCTTGTGCTGGAGAAGGATGTTGTGTGGAGGATGTTTGGTGCGAATACAATGGTGAGGGTAAACAAGGATGTTTTATGTTTAGGGTTTGTGGACGGAGGTGAACCTACTTTTATTACCTCCATAGTGATCGGAGGACATCAACTTGAGGATAATCTATTGACGTTTGATCTTGTGAAATCAAAGCTTGGGTTCAGTTCTTCACTTCTGTTTAGACAAACAACATGCTCAAACTACAGGCTCATGTCCGAAGCTTAG
- the LOC108225900 gene encoding probable aspartic proteinase GIP2 — protein sequence MAFPCSSKLLFLLCLVLFQSSSLAKTTSPPKQFFLPIHKDASTLQYVTQIKQRTPLVPIRLVLDLGGRALWTVCEHGYISSTIRTAGCNTTQCRLAEASSNCLTCSWGPFGPGCTNAPTCWRFPLNSVTRGTAPSELASDIVAINAVGPEGRAGKIVTVPQFVFICASTANVGGLAKGVAGMAGLGRTRISLPAQLASTLNLKRSFALCLSSSTSSKNDGVVIFGEEPYEYDLQGNISSSLKYTPLILNKQNTEDEVLRTESSAEYFIEVKSIKINNKTVELNSTLLQLNDRGFGGTKISTVHPYTLLETSIYKAVIKAFVNELKNVTRVAPVAPFGACFSSKNIGITRVGPAVPTIDLVMKNGVVWRVFGANSMVKVNKDVLCLGFVDGGEPTFIASILIGGHQVEENLLSFDLEKLRLGFSSSLLSKRTTCSKYRPKP from the coding sequence ATGGCTTTCCCTTGTAGCTCTAAGCTTCTGTTTCTACTCTGCCTAGTCCTTTTCCAATCCTCCTCATTAGCCAAAACCACATCACCCCCCAAACAATTTTTCCTCCCAATCCACAAAGACGCATCTACACTTCAATATGTCACACAAATTAAACAAAGAACTCCCCTCGTCCCCATCCGCCTAGTCCTTGATCTCGGAGGCCGGGCCTTATGGACCGTCTGCGAACACGGCTACATTTCCTCCACCATCCGCACAGCCGGCTGTAACACCACACAATGCCGCTTAGCCGAGGCGTCTAGCAACTGCTTAACGTGCTCCTGGGGTCCGTTCGGACCCGGGTGCACCAATGCGCCAACATGCTGGAGATTTCCTCTCAACAGCGTGACTCGCGGCACTGCCCCTAGCGAGCTAGCTTCGGATATTGTTGCAATCAATGCCGTCGGCCCAGAAGGCCGTGCAGGCAAAATTGTCACCGTGCctcaatttgtttttatttgtgCAAGTACCGCAAATGTGGGCGGTCTTGCTAAGGGAGTGGCTGGTATGGCCGGTCTAGGAAGGACTCGAATATCATTACCCGCTCAATTAGCCTCAACACTGAATCTCAAAAGAAGTTTCGCACTTTGTTTGAGTTCCTCAACGTCATCGAAAAATGATGGCGTTGTTATATTCGGTGAAGAACCGTATGAGTATGATCTACAAGGCAACATCTCGAGCTCACTTAAGTACACACCGCTTATTTTGAATAAACAGAACACCGAAGACGAAGTTCTTCGAACCGAATCCTCAGCCGAATATTTCATTGAAGTGAAgtcaattaaaatcaacaacaaaACTGTTGAACTCAATTCCACATTGTTGCAGCTCAACGACAGAGGATTCGGCGGAACCAAGATAAGCACCGTGCATCCATACACGCTTCTGGAAACTTCCATCTACAAAGCGGTGATCAAAGCTTTCGTGAATGAGCTCAAGAATGTGACTAGAGTTGCGCCTGTGGCGCCTTTCGGGGCATGCTTTAGCTCAAAAAACATAGGCATTACTCGGGTTGGTCCGGCTGTTCCGACTATTGATCTTGTGATGAAGAATGGTGTGGTGTGGAGGGTGTTTGGTGCGAACTCAATGGTGAAGGTGAACAAGGATGTTTTGTGTTTAGGGTTTGTGGATGGAGGTGAACCTACTTTTATTGCGTCGATACTGATCGGAGGACACCAAGTTGAGGAAAATTTGTTGAGCTTTGATCTGGAGAAGTTGAGGCTTGGGTTTAGTTCTTCGCTTTTGTCTAAAAGAACGACATGCTCGAAGTATAGGCCTAAGCCATGA
- the LOC108225936 gene encoding probable aspartic proteinase GIP2, whose product MAFPCSILLILLCSLLSSSLAKTPTHSKQVFLPIHKDPSTLQYITTIKQRTPLVPVRLTVDLGGRYLWTVCLSGYNSSSIRTAGCGTTQCRLAETSKYCFYCIPGPFGPGCTDAPTCWRYPLNTVTDKTVLGEVATDVIAISSTHGEGRAGNEVTVPGFIFVCASKKIIAGLAKGVTGMAGLGRTKISFPAQLASALNLKKRFGLCLSSSTTSKDGGVVIFGDGPYNLKGNSSVLLEYTPLILNKVLTGEERIIKSEISADYFIGVKSIKINENTVKINSTFLKITKGGYGGTKISTVHPYTLMESSIYNAVIKAFVTELKNVTRVPAVAPFKACFSSKNIGSTRAGPAVPSIDLVMRNGVSWRMLGANSMVKINGDVLCLAFVDGGEPPFINAIVIGGHQIEENLLSFDLEKSRLGFSSSLLAKETRCSNYKV is encoded by the coding sequence ATGGCTTTCCCTTGTTCCATTCTTTTAATCCTACTCTGCTCACTCCTCTCCTCTTCACTAGCAAAAACTCCCACACACTCCAAACAAGTTTTCCTCCCAATCCACAAAGATCCATCCACACTTCAATACATTACAACAATAAAACAGAGAACTCCCCTTGTCCCGGTCCGCCTAACCGTTGATCTGGGAGGCCGGTATCTGTGGACCGTCTGCCTAAGCGGCTACAATTCCTCCTCCATCCGCACAGCTGGCTGTGGCACCACTCAATGCCGCCTGGCTGAGACGTCTAAATATTGTTTCTACTGCATCCCCGGTCCATTCGGACCCGGGTGCACTGATGCACCAACATGTTGGAGATATCCTCTAAATACCGTGACAGACAAAACCGTCCTCGGTGAGGTAGCTACAGATGTTATTGCAATTAGTTCTACACACGGAGAAGGTCGTGCAGGCAATGAAGTCACGGTGCCTggatttatttttgtttgtgcaagtaaaaaaattattgctGGTCTTGCTAAGGGAGTTACTGGTATGGCTGGACTTGGAAGGACCAAAATATCATTTCCAGCTCAATTAGCCTCTGCTCTCAATCTGAAAAAGAGGTTCGGCCTTTGTTTGAGTTCTTCCACAACTTCTAAAGATGGTGGCGTTGTGATCTTTGGCGATGGACCTTATAATTTAAAAGGCAACAGCTCGGTCTTACTTGAGTACACACCGCTTATTTTGAACAAAGTGCTCACGGGAGAAGAACGAATTATTAAATCTGAAATTTCTGCTGATTACTTCATTGGAGTGAAGTCAATAAAAATCAACGAAAATACTGTGAAAATCAACTCTACATTTTTGAAGATCACCAAGGGAGGATATGGCGGGACTAAGATTAGTACGGTGCATCCATACACCTTAATGGAAAGTTCCATCTATAACGCGGTGATTAAAGCATTTGTCACTGAGCTTAAGAATGTGACTAGAGTTCCAGCCGTGGCGCCTTTCAAGGCATGCTTCAGCTCAAAGAACATAGGCAGTACTCGGGCTGGTCCGGCTGTGCCAAGTATTGATCTTGTGATGAGGAATGGTGTGTCGTGGAGGATGCTTGGCGCGAACTCTATGGTGAAAATAAACGGGGATGTTTTGTGTTTAGCTTTTGTGGATGGAGGGGAACCTCCTTTCATTAATGCGATTGTGATCGGAGGACACCAGATTGAGGAAAATTTGTTGAGCTTTGATCTTGAGAAATCAAGGCTGGGGTTTAGTTCTTCACTTTTGGCTAAAGAAACGAGATGCTCAAATTATAAGGTTTAA